The window AAGTGTTATGATGGTTTGAAGGAAGCTTCTGTAAGGTGCTTTCTTGATGAAAATAATCTTTTCTTGGTTTTAAATTTGTGCCAAAAGCTTGTCTAAAGCTAAGGGGCTCGCCAGTCGGCGAGTTTTCTTTGTAATATCAGAATTATTATCTTGTCACTTTTTTCCTCTAGCTCCAGCGCCTATCGCCTAGCAAACTTCAGGTCTCCTCCCTGCGATAAGTCATCATCGAATCGCTGTCGCTCTTCGTGATTCCTTTATCTCAGTCGAAGCCCCTCCAGTTTGTACGGCGATGACCAAGGCGCTTACGCTTTTGATTTCGTATGCAGGTTGTGATTCATTTAAAGCGTATCGGCCAATTTTTCCAAAAAGCAAAAAAGAACCCTTTTTTCGACATATTTCATGTTTTCGGTTAAAAATCCTTTTGAATCACTTTACATCCTTGGATTTTTTCTCGATAATAGTAACAATCCACTAATATTTTCATAAATCTAGGGAACAAAGGGGCCTTGTTGGTTGTAGTTCGGCTCTATATTTTCTACTAAGAAACAAAGGTGATTTTATGGCGAACGATTCAGTGCTGACCGCCGAACAAGTCATCGACAAGACAAGGGCATATTTGAACGATGAGCACGTGGCACTTGTGCAGAAGGCGTACGAGTATGCCGAGATTGCCCATCGTGATCAAATTCGGAAATCCGGTGAGCCGTATATTATCCATCCGGTCCAGGTTGCGGGAATTCTTGCTGACCTGGAGATGGACCCTGCTACGGTAGCTGCGGGATTTCTCCATGATGTCGTTGAAGATACAGCCATTACCCTAAAGGATATTGAAGCTGAGTTTAACGAAGAAGTGGCCATGCTTGTTGACGGCGTGACGAAGCTGGGCAAAATTAAATATAAATCGCATGAGGAACAGCAGGCGGAAAACCACCGGAAAATGTTCGTGGCTATGGCCCAGGATATCCGGGTCATTTTGATTAAGCTTGCCGACCGATTGCATAATATGAGGACGCTGAAGCATCTTCCGTTCGAAAAGCAGCAGCGTATTGCGAATGAGACGCTTGAAATCTTCGCGCCGCTTGCACACAGGCTTGGTATTTCGAAGATTAAGTGGGAGCTTGAAGATACTGCGCTCCGCTATTTGAATCCGCAGCAATATTACCGGATTGTCAACCTCATGAAAAGGAAGCGTGCTGAGCGGGAGCAATATTTGGATGATGTGATTGAGGAAGTGCGCGAACGTGTCGGTGAGGTTTCCATTAAGGCGGAGATTTCCGGCAGGCCTAAGCATATTTACAGCATTTATCGGAAGATGGTGCTTCAGAATAAGCAGTTCAGCGAGATTTATGATTTGCTTGCTGTGAGGATTGTTGTTAACAGCATTAAGGATTGCTACGCTGTCCTTGGAATCATCCATACATGCTGGAAGCCGATGCCTGGCCGCTTTAAGGATTACATTGCGATGCCGAAGCCGAATATGTATCAGTCCCTCCATACAACTGTCATCGGTCCGAAGGGAGATCCACTCGAGGTCCAAATCAGGACCACTGAGATGCACAGGATTGCTGAATTCGGGATTGCCGCCCACTGGGCATACAAGGAAGGCAAAAGCGTTAGTGAAAGTGCCTCTTTTGAGCAAAAACTGACATGGTTCAGAAATATTCTTGAATTCCAGAATGATACGGCCAATGCTGAAGAATTCATGGAATCTCTAAAAATAGATTTGTTTTCGGATATGGTGTTTGTGTTTACTCCGAAGGGCGATGTAATCGAGCTGCCATCCGGGTCGGTTCCAATTGATTTTGCCTATCGGATTCACTCGGAAATCGGCAATAAAACAATCGGTGCAAAAATCAATGGGAAGATGGTTACGCTTGATTATAAGCTTAAGACCGGGGACATCATTGAGATTTTGACGTCGAAGCATTCGTACGGGCCAAGCCAGGATTGGCTGAAGCTCGCCCAGACTTCACAAGCGAAGAATAAGATTCGCCAATTTTTCAAAAAGCAGCGGCGTGACGAGAATATCGAGAAAGGCCGCGAACTGGTTGAAAAAGAAATTAGAGCTATGAATTTCGATGTAAAGGAAATTCTGACACCTGATAATGTGCGGAAGGTTGCCGAGAAGTTTAACTTCACCAACGAAGAGGATATGTATGCCGCGGTTGGATATAATGGC is drawn from Bacillus sp. FJAT-18017 and contains these coding sequences:
- a CDS encoding RelA/SpoT family protein: MANDSVLTAEQVIDKTRAYLNDEHVALVQKAYEYAEIAHRDQIRKSGEPYIIHPVQVAGILADLEMDPATVAAGFLHDVVEDTAITLKDIEAEFNEEVAMLVDGVTKLGKIKYKSHEEQQAENHRKMFVAMAQDIRVILIKLADRLHNMRTLKHLPFEKQQRIANETLEIFAPLAHRLGISKIKWELEDTALRYLNPQQYYRIVNLMKRKRAEREQYLDDVIEEVRERVGEVSIKAEISGRPKHIYSIYRKMVLQNKQFSEIYDLLAVRIVVNSIKDCYAVLGIIHTCWKPMPGRFKDYIAMPKPNMYQSLHTTVIGPKGDPLEVQIRTTEMHRIAEFGIAAHWAYKEGKSVSESASFEQKLTWFRNILEFQNDTANAEEFMESLKIDLFSDMVFVFTPKGDVIELPSGSVPIDFAYRIHSEIGNKTIGAKINGKMVTLDYKLKTGDIIEILTSKHSYGPSQDWLKLAQTSQAKNKIRQFFKKQRRDENIEKGRELVEKEIRAMNFDVKEILTPDNVRKVAEKFNFTNEEDMYAAVGYNGITALQVTNRLTEKWRKKRDQEAVTNISEALTELKTPATTVVKKRDSGVRVAGIDNLLIRLSKCCNPVPGDEIIGFITKGRGVSVHRADCPNIENEDQARLISVDWDSSFTDRKEYNVDIEISGYDRRGLLNEVLQAVNETKTNITAVSGKSDRNKVATIIMSIAIHNVSHLHKVVDRIKQIPEIYAVRRIMN